One Alnus glutinosa chromosome 3, dhAlnGlut1.1, whole genome shotgun sequence genomic region harbors:
- the LOC133862525 gene encoding palmitoyl-acyl carrier protein thioesterase, chloroplastic-like translates to MLTSLVASTHFRLVFPPTFPPKNNSTMCSAKRSNSLNSSGNMPDSAPARALKFQVQIEGPPENCADEEKPKLLQWKPRQLDKTIDIFSGKLLQGGLVFQQNFLIRSYELDPNGNVSILALVHHLQESSLNHFKSVGLAAEGFGLTAEMTRRNLVWVVYRTQIVVERLPTWDDVVQVETWISASGKHGHKRNSLIRDYKTGETLMRTTSLLLMMNKKTRKLSFVNEVWAEIEPHILNCDSIINKDKRKLLQLDLDKADYVRAGIAPLWNDLDVNQHVNHVKYINWILEGAPRSVMQSHTLSSMTLEYRKECGRDSMLQSLSAVNRSRDGMSHSTKNEGVELDHSLRLEDGFSKRSATKPIIFGQLKIN, encoded by the exons ATGCTAACGTCTTTGGTTGCCTCGACCCACTTCAGGCTGGTGTTTCCACCAACCTTCCCTCCAAAGAATAATTCCACAATGTGTTCGGCCAAAAGAAGCAACAGCTTAAATAGTAGTGGAAACATGCCAGACTCTGCTCCTGCCCGTGCTTTGAAATTTCAGGTTCAGATTGAAGGGCCTCCGGAGAACTGTG CTGATGAGGAAAAGCCAAAACTTCTTCAATGGAAACCAAGGCAGCTTGACAAAACTATTGACATATTTAGCGGGAAGTTGTTGCAGGGCGGGCTTGTTTTTCAGCAAAACTTCTTAATTAGATCATATGAGCTAGACCCTAATGGCAACGTTTCCATATTGGCCCTAGTGCATCATTTGCAG GAATCATCACTCAATCACTTTAAGAGTGTAGGGCTAGCTGCAGAAGGTTTTGGTTTAACAGCAGAGATGACTAGAAGGAACCTGGTATGGGTAGTATATCGGACGCAGATTGTGGTGGAACGCCTACCTACATG GGATGATGTAGTTCAAGTCGAAACTTGGATTTCAGCATCAGGAAAACATGGTCACAAGCGTAACTCTCTTATCCGTGATTACAAGACAGGCGAAACTCTGATGCGAACAACCAG TCTGCTTTTGATGATGAATAAGAAAACAAGGAAATTATCTTTCGTAAATGAAGTATGGGCAGAGATAGAGCCTCATATTTTGAATTGTGACTCTATCATTAACAAGGATAAGAGAAAACTTCTGCAATTGGACCTTGATAAAGCAGATTATGTCCGAGCAGGTATAGCA CCTTTATGGAATGATTTGGATGTGAATCAGCATGTGAACCATGTAAAATACATCAACTGGATTCTTGAG GGTGCTCCTCGCTCAGTCATGCAGAGTCACACGCTTTCCTCCATGACTTTGGAGTATCGAAAGGAGTGTGGGAGAGATAGCATGCTGCAATCCTTATCTGCAGTCAACAGATCTAGAGATGGTATGAGTCACTCTACAAAGAATGAAGGGGTTGAGCTTGATCACTCGCTTCGACTTGAAGATGG GTTTTCCAAGAGAAGTGCAacaaaacccatcatttttgGACAGTTAAAGATAAATTGA